TGGTCTTGGCTCGCCGCCAAGATTCCAGTGTTGTGCGCTGCTCGTTCGTCATCTTCAGCGTTTTGGCTTTTTCCCACATGCTCCGGAGAATAACACCATGGAGCGTTATTGTCAATATATTGCTGGGACACTACACTAGTAGAGGCCGGGGATCAGGCGGGCGGTGCGGCGAGCGTAGGCGCGGTAGTCCTCGCCGAAGTGCTGTTCGAGCAGGCGCTCCTCGATGGTGATGCGGTGGGCAATCGTCGGCCACATGCCGAGCACCATCACCACCGCCGCCCAGATGCTCTGGAACGCCAGGGGGATGCCGAGGCAGACGATGAGCATGCCCAGGTAGGCGGGGTGGCGTATCACCCGGTACACCCCCGTGCGCACCAGCGGCTGGCCCTCCCTGATCTCCGCGCGCAGCGACCACCACCGCCCCAGCGTCCGACCGGCGGCGATGCGTAGAGACAGCCCGCCTATCACCAGCACCAGCCCCGTCACCGCCAGCGCGAACTGGTTGGCCCCCGCGACGAAGAACCAGCGGCGCTCCAGCCCACGCGCGGCGTACTCGATGAGCGCTACCACGACCTCACCGTAGTAGGCCAGGCGCAGCGCCAGCAGGGAACCGCCGTTGCCGTCCTTGCGCTTTTCGACCATCGTCTGTCTGCGGCCGCCGGCCTCGCGCATCAGCGATGCTGCTCGCCCCCGACCGTGCTCTTGCTCGGCGAGGTGGGCAGGCCGGTCGCCGACGCGGAGACCTCCATCCCCGCCAGGATCTCGGCGGCGATGGTTGCGTCCTCGCGTGCCTCCTCCGGGCTGAGCAGGCCGACCGCCACCGTGTCGGTGGGCTTGATCGAGTGATAGACGAAGTCGAGCCCCTCGAACGGCATGAGCCGGCCCGCCGCCAGCGGCTTGATGCACACCACCGGCTTGGGCGTGTCGCGGATGATCTTCGCCACCCAGTTGGTCTCGACATTGGACAGAAAGCCGATGACGTTGAGCGGCAGGATGTAGCACTCGATGTCATAGCCCGCGGCGTCGCAGGCGCGCAGCGCATCCGGGCGGTGGGTGCTGACCCCCGGCGTCATCCCCAGGCTGCGCACCAGGCCGAGCAGCTTTTCCATGCCCTCGATGGTGTTGTCGGCGGTGCGCAGGTGCGTATCCGTGTAGCTGGCGTGGATGAGACAGATCGGCGCGCCCCACTGCGCAAGCTGGCGCACCTCGCGCTTCTGCCGCTCGAGGTCCACGTGGCCGTAGGTGGTGGAGATCCACACCATTTCGCGCCCGGTCTCGGCGTCATGCCGCCGCAGGGCCTGCTGCAGGCGCTCGTCGGCCGGCCCCACCAGGCCGTTGACGCTCATCTCGCTCGCGGCCGCCAGCACCTCGACCATGCGCCCGACGTCGAAATGGCGCCGCAGCCAGTGGTCGCGCGCCGCCGAAAAGTGCGAGAAGCCCAGGAAGCTGTTGCTGCCGCACACCAGGCGGCTTAGGGTCCGTCCGCCGATGCTCGTCGTCGGTATGGTCACACCCACCTCCCACCACGTTCCGGGCGCGCCGAGGTGACTCGCCCCGCGCCGCCGACCCTCAGCCGCCCGGCTCGTCTTGCGGCGGCAGGTGAACGCCGCGCGAGCGCGGGCGCAGGATCTCCAGCTCGTACAGGCGCTTGCGCATGGCGGTCAGGCTCACCGCGAAGCGCTCCGCCAGCACCTCGGCCAGCGCCTCCCGGTTGGTGGCGAAGCGCCGCGCCGCCGCCATCATCGCCTCCGCGGGCATCAGCGCGGCGGTGGCGAACTTATTCGCCAGCCGCTCCAGCCCGACCTGGGACAAGGCGGTGGGGAAAGCCCGCCGTGCCGCCAGCAGCACGAACGCCTCGCGCCACGCAGCGAATGACTGGGCGGGGAGCGATTCGTAAGCGGACACGGTGATGACGTAGCCGTCGCCGCGGCGCTCCCAGCGCGCGCGCTGCGGCGGCGACACCACGCCCCGCTCGACCCCGATCCCCACTCGCGGCAGCAGCAGGCGCGGATCGCGCGGCGGCGCGCCGGCCTTGACCAACTCGGCGAAGCGCCCTGCCACCGCCTCGATGTTGTCGCGCCGCACGTAGGCGAAGCGGTGCAGCAATCGGTCGAGCTTCCGCTCCACTTGTTCGCGCGCCTCAGGTTGCATTCTAGTTCCGGGGACAGTCGACTTAATTTCCGGAACGGGACTATCAATTAAGTCGACTGTCCCCGCAATGGCTGGCGGCGCGATCGTCAGGCGGCGGGCTCGCGGGGGGGCGCGCCCAGCGCGGCGGCGATGGCGATCCCGAAAAACGCGCCGAAAATAAACGCCACCGCGACATTGACCAGCAACTTGGGGCGGTAGTGGCGTTCCGGGGGCACCGCCGCATCCAACACCTCGAACACCGGCTGCTCTTGCAGCGCCTTGAGCTTGGCTGCCTCCAGCTGGGACTCGAGGGTGGTAGCCACCGCCTCCCGCGCGCGCACCTCGCGGTCAAGGCGCGAGTATTGCAGCAGCCGCTGCGGCAGCGCCGCCGCCTGCGACTCCATCCGACGCACCAGTTCCCCCAACCCCCGCGCTCGCGCCTCCTGGGCCATCGCCTCCGTCTCCAGGCTCACCACCTGCTCCAGGGCGGCGGCGTACACCGGGCTGCGGGTGCGGGTTTCCGAGGTGACGGCCTTGCGCGCCTCCTGCGCCAGGCGTGTGCGCGTCTCCTCGACCTCGGTCTGCAAACGCTTGACGTCGGGATGCTCGCTGGTCAAGTTGTGGCGCGCGGCCGCCAGCTTGACCTCCAGGGCCACCAGGTTGGCGCGCAGATCGGCGATGTCGGGGTTATCGGCGGTGGTCTCGCTGCTCAGCTCCCAGGGCACGCGATAAACCGATCGCTCGCTTGCCTTGTCACCTTCCTCCACCGCCAGCCGACCCAGCTGCGCCACCGCGTTGTCGCGGCGCCGTCGCAGGGCCTCCGACTCCACCTCCGCGCGCGCCTGCTCAGTGCGCGCATCGGCGAGCTGCTGTAAGATGGGCGGCGCCTCCTCCGGCACCAGCACCGCGTCCGCGCGCTGCTGGTAGGCCTTGAGCTCCGTCTCGGCGCGCGTCAACTCGGCTGCCGCCTGCGCGCCCCGCGCCGCCAGGAACTCCCGCTCCTGGCGGGCGCGCGCGACGCTGCTGTCGCGGTAGCGGCGCTCGACCACGCGGTCATAGGCGTTGGCCAGATCCGCGGACAGCTCGGCGTCGGTGGTGTCCACGCGGATCACGAGCAGGCCCTCGGGGGTGATGTTAACCCAGGTGGCGTCGCGCAGCTGGTTCGCCGCCTCCTGCAAGCTATCGGCCCGGAAGCGGCGCTGGAGGCGGAAGCCGCGGCAGATCTCGGCTTGCACCGAGTAGCTTTCCGCGATCGCCTTGCACAGGCCTGCTGCGGCGGAGCCTCCTGCCACGCCCCCGAGCGCTGACAGCAGCACCGGGTTCTGCCCTGCCGCTCCGAGCGCGGCGCCGAGAGCCGTCTCGCGTGATTGCGGGAAGAAGACGCTGGTCTGCGCGCGGTAAACCTTGGGCTGGAGACGGGTGACGATGCCCGCTGCCGCGACGCAGGCCACGATGATGACTGCGACCAGCCGCCGGCGATGCCACATCGCGCGCGCGAGCTCGGACAATGAGAAATCCGGTTCCACCTCAGAAGACCTTGCCGCCGACCAGAAACGTGACCAGCACCTGCGCGATGCCGGTCCAGTCCTGCACGGTGGCGAGGCGGCGCTCGGGGACGAAGATGAGGTCCCCGGGCTGGAGTGGGGGCGCCGCCCGCTGCGCCCGCCCGGCCGTCAGCTCGGTGAGGTCAACGGGAATGACCGTCGGCGCGGGAGCGCCCGGGCGCACGATCGCCACCTTGTGCGGGGCGGCGCGGGTCGTCATCCCCCCGGCGGCGCCGATGTAGTCAAGCAGCGCGCGGTTGTCATCGTAGGGCCGGGCGCCCGGCTCCGTCACCTCACCCAGGACGTACACCTGGGACCGGCGGCTGCCCAAGCGCACGACGTCGCTCGCTTCCAGCAGCAGGTCCTCGCCCCCGCCCGGATGCAACAGCGCCGCGCGCAAGACGACCTCGACCGTGCGACTGCCGCGCTCGATGACCGCACGCTCTTGGTCGGCGTCCAAGGTCAGCCCACCGGCGGTCGCGATGAGGGTGGTGACGCGATCCCCGGGCAGCAGTTCGTACACCCCCGGCTCCTGCGCCGGGCCCACGACGCTCGCCCACTGCTCGCGCGCCGGAACGTAGATGACGTCGTCGGGCCGCAGCATCATGTCGAGTTCGCTCCGGCCTCGCTTGAGGATCGCGTAGAGGTCAAACGGGCCCAACGCCTGTCCCCCGCGCACCAGCGTCACCCGCCGCCACGAGGCCTGCGGCGCCAATCCGCCGGCCTTCGCGATCGCCTGCGACAGCAAGGGCCGATCGCCGGGCAGGCTCTGCTCCCCGGGTTGCCCCACCTCGCCCAGCACCGACACCTTCACCTGCTTGGGCGCTACCACCAGCACCACCGCTTGCACCGGGCCCACGTAGTAGTTGCCCAGCCCCTCGGCGATCTCTCTCTCCAGCTCGGCGGGCGTCTTGCCGGCGGCGACAAAAGCGCCGGCAGGCGCGATGGCGATGCGCCCGTCAACCGACACCACCATGCGCAACGACAGCGTGGTCTGCGCGGCGCGCACTTCGACCGCGATGTCGTCGCCGGCACCGAGGGTGTAGGCGAAACCAAGGGACGGGATCAGCGCCAGCACCGCCGCCGCCAGTGGGATTCTCACGCAGCTCACTCGACCTGGCCTCCCGGTCACCGAGAGTATATGGGAACCCTCATTCGCTGTCAAGGCGCGACCGGATGACATAGTCGTCACCCTAACCGAACCGCATGCGGGCTAGCGACTTGCCTCAGGGACAACCTCATATCGTTGGCCGCGCACGGTCGGCCAGCGCAGGTGCCCACGGTCATCCCGGGCGGTAGCCACGGGCTGACCGTCACGGGTTACGCGCAGGTCGCGGCCGCCGCCTAGCACGCACGGGCGCCCCGCGAGGCTGGTGATCGAGGCGGATTCGAGCCTCCCGTCCGCCCACGCGATGTCCACCTCGAAGCCGCCGCGAGCGCGCAGTCCGCTGACCGTCCCTTGCGGCCAGGCCGAGGGCAGCGCCGGCAGCAGGCGCATCACTTCCCCGTGGCTTTGCAGCAGCATCTCGGCGATCACCGCCGCCCCGCCGAAGTTACCCTCGATCTGAAAGATCTCCGGCGGATGCAGGTCGAGCAGGTTGCGCAGGGACTGATCGGCGATGAGGCGCACCAGGTGCTGATGGGCAAGGTCGCCCTCGCCGAAGCGCGCCCACAATGCCGCCACCCACGCCCGGCTCCAGCCGGTGTGACCGCCGCCCGCGGCCAGGCGGCGCTCCAGCGATACGCGCGCGGCTCGCCACAGCTCGGCGGTATCCGGCGTGATCTGGTCGCCGGGGAACACGGCATAGAGATGCGACAGGTGGCGGTGGCCGGGCTCGACCTCCTCGTAGTCCTCCAGCCACTCCTGCAACTGGTCGTGGCGGCCCACCTGCAGCGGCGGCAGGTCCTCGAGTATCCTCCGCCAGCGCTCGCGCTCCGGCCCGTCGCCGCCCAGCGCCTCGGCGGCGGCGATGGCGTGGGTCAAGACCTCGTGGATCAATTCGAGATCCATCGTCGCCGCCACGCACAGGCTGATCGGGGTCGAGCCGCCGACGAACCGGTTCTCTGGCGACTGCGACGGCACCGTCACCAGCCGCCCTTGCGGGTCGCGCACCAGGTAGTCCGCGTAGAAAGCCGCGACCTGCTTGATGAACGGGTAGGCGTGGTCGCGCAGGAAATCGGCGTCTTGCGTGTACTCGTAATGCCACCACAGGTGCTGGGCAAGCCAGGCGGCGGCGCCGGTCCACACATCCCAGCACGGCGCCTCCGGGGTCGCGCGATCCCAGACATCGGTCTGAATCGGCAGCACGATGCCGCGACAGCCGTAGAGGTCTTGCGCCGCCTTGCGCCCCTGGGGCAGGGCGCGCTCGAGGTAGGCGAACAGGGGCTGGGCGCATTCCGCGAGGTTGGCGACCTCCGCCGGCCAGTAGTTCATCTCGATGTTGACGTCGTGGTGGAAATCCGCGTCCCAGGGCGGCCGCAGCTCCTCGTTCCAGATGCCCTGCAGGTTGGCGGGCTGGTCGCAGGAGCGGGAGCTCGCCATCAGCAGGTAACGGCCCAACTGGAAGTAGAGCGCGAACAGGTCCGCATCCGCGCCGCCCGCGCGCAGCGCCTGTACGCGCTCGTCGGTGGGCAGGTCCGGGCTCGCCTGGGAGGGATCGCCCAGCGCCAACTGCACACGGTCGAAAAGCACGCGGTGCTCGGCCAGGTGCGCCTCCCGCAGCGCGTCGAAGTCGTCCGGGAGCGCCGCCAGGCGGGTCACGCACGCCTCGCGGGTGGGGTCGCCGTCGAGCGAGACCTCCACCGCCGCCAGCACCAACAGTTCGTCCGCCGCCACGACGTGTAGAAGTGCGCGGCCGTCCGTCGCCGACGTGATCGCGCCGCCGCGCGCGACCACGCGCAGGCCGGCGGTGAACTCGATGCCCTCCTCGAAGCGCCCCACGAAGCCGCAGATGTCATCCTGCGCCCACGGCGCAAGCCCGCACTCGGGATCCTCCACGCGGTCGAGCGCGATCGCGGCGGTGATGCCTGCCGGTCGGTCGCAGGTCACCCGCAGGATAACCGCCTGGTGTGGCGCCGAGACGAAGCAGGTTTGCCGCCAGCACCGCCCCTGGCAGGCGTAGGTGACGTGCGCCAGGCCCTCGGCGAGGTCGAGGGTGCGGACGTAATCGGAGGCGGTCGCGAGCTCGTGCCCCGGCGACTCCATGGTAAGGTCGCCCACGGGCTGATAGGGCTGCACGCGGCGGTCGTGGCCGCTGAGGTGGCGGACGGCGAGCTCGGCGGCCTCCATCAACTTGCCGGCGAAGAACAGCCGGCGGATCTCCGGCAGGTGCTGGTGCTTCGCCTCGGTAGTGCGGTCGCGGGTCTTGCCGCGCCACAGCTTCTCGTGATTGAGGGCCAGGCGCGCGGTCGGCAGTCCCCCCAGCACCATGGCGCCCAGGCGCCCGTTGCCCAGCGGGAAACCATCCATCCAGCGCCCCGCCGGCTGCTGCAAGCGAATGACCGTATGCAAGGGAACCCTCCATCGGAATGGGTGCCGGGCGCCGATGCCGCTCCGGCTGGGCGTCGTTACTTCGGTGCGCCCCGGGCCTCCACCTCTCCGGGGCCGCCCGGCATTGCAGGACCGGCGCCGCGGGCCGGCTATGACCTTTCCTAGGGGGATGGCTGGGTGACCCAACAGGAAATGTGGCCCAGCCGCCCTCGGCTGGGAGTGGGCGCAGCATGCTGCGCCCCTACAAGTCTGCCGGCGATCCCCACTCTCCGAGGTCATACCCCGCGCGCCGGCCCAGGTTGCCAGGCCGCGTCGGTATCGCTAGAATGTATTCATGTGGCGCAGGCGCCTGATCGCGGCGGGGATCGTCCTTCTCCTCGGCGGCGGGGGATATGCGGCGTGGCGGCTTACCCATCCGCCGCTGTCCGACCGCGAGCAGATCAACCGGCTGCTGGAGAGCATCAAGCGTGGGGTCGAGACCAAGCGCCCGCGCATGATCGTCAGCGCCATCTCCGACGACTACCGCGACGATTCCGGTCTCACCAAGCGCGACCTCCACCGCCTGAGCCTGGAGTTGCTGCGCACCCGGGGAACGCCCCAGGTCATCATCGAGGAGATGAAAGTGGTCATCCGCGGCGGCCGCGCCGACGTGCGCCTGGCAGGCGAGGCCGCGATCTACGAGCGCGGCCGCAAGACCGACCACTACTCCGCTACCGTTAACCTCCACCTGCGCAAGCGCCACGGGCGGTGGCTCATAACCAGCACCAGCGGTTGGCAGGGCAAAGTGGCGGGGGAGTTCGAGTAGCAGGGGCGAGCCCGAACCGCGATGGGACTGCCCGCGGATATGCGCGGCCAAGCCAGGCGCCGCGATCTTATTGAGTCTCGCCCATTACGTTGACAACGCCGATGGGGAAATGGCCATGGTGGGGCGGGCGTCTCGCCCGCCGGCATTCTCGCCCCGGCATGTCGGGGCGCCACCGGATGATTGCATCGTCAACCTACTTGGCGAAAGTCAATAGGGGCACAGCATGCTGTGCACAGCCTTTATGCCATTCCCGGTGGGCAAGGAGGGTCGTGTGGCCGACCAGGCGACGGTTAATCAATGGCTGGCGGAGTTCCTCGCCCGTCTGCGCCAGGCCTTCGGCCAGCGCCTGCTGTTCGTGGGCCACCACGGAAGTTGGGCGCGGGGCGAGGCGACGCCGGACAGCGACATTGACACCATGGTCATCCTCGATCATATCGAGGCGGAGGATCTGGCCGCGTACCGGGACGTGATTAGCAACATGGCCGATGGGGGGCGGATGGCGAGCGGCCTTTTCAACTCGGTGGCGGAGATGCAAGCGCGTCCGCGGTCGGAGGCGCCGGTGCAGTACTTCTATGGCTGCAAGGTGCTACACGGCAGCATGGCTGGCATAGTCGGGAAACCAACCAACGCTGACCTCATGCAGGATATCCGCGCGAAAGCCTCCTACAACCTGCTCGCCACGCGGCATTACTTGCTCTTCCCCCACGATTTGAGGCAGAAGGTGCACAGCCTGTGCTATCCGTTCAAGGAGTCCTTCTACGCCCTCCAGGAGTGGATACTCGTGCAGAGCAGCCAGTTCTTCGCGCGGAAGACTGACCTGTTGCAGGTCCTGAACGACGAAGATGACCGGGCCGTAGTTGCTGTGGCGCGCGACTGGCGCGAGAGCGAGGCTGACCGCACGGCAAGGCCCCTCTGCTACTTCGAGCTCCTCGAGCGCTGGAGCCGGAGCATGGTGGCGCGGGTCTCCGAACACGCCTCTCCCTCGCACGGAGAGGCTCCGACTTGTCGGGGATGAGGGTGCACCCAACCGCCTCTGACCCTCACCCATCCTCTCCCCGCAAGGGAGAGGGGTTGGTCGCTGCACCCAACCGCGTGCCCGTACCCCCACATCGCGGCACAGGAACCTTGCCCCTGGCCCGGAAGTCCAAGAGCCGGTTATCGTCTGCCGAAAACGACAACGTGAGGGAGGGAGAACCATGCGTACATTATGGATGGTCGGAGTATGTGTCATGGCGCTGGCGCTGGGCGGGGCGGCGTCGGCGGAGATGGTGCAGGGGCAGGTGACGACCATCGGGCACCCGATGATGTCGGTCAGCGGCACCGGCACGGTGGAGATCGCGCCCGACACCGCGCGCGTCACCGCCAGCATCATCACCGAGGGGGAGACGGTGGAGCAGGCGCGCGAGCGCAACGCCCAGATCGCGCAGCGAGCGATGGCGGCGGTCAAGGCGCTCAAGCTCCCCAACGCCACCACCAAGACCCTCGACTATACGATGGAGCGGGTCACCCGCGACGCCCGCGTGTCGCTCAAGGTGGACCCCGCGAAATGGGACATCCCGTGGAAGGTGTCGGGGATGGAGATCCGGGACTCCAACTTCGACGTCTCGGTGCCGGTGACGCTGGGGTATCGCGCCGCCAACAGCCTGACGGTGCGGCTGCAGGGCACGCGGGAGGAGCTGTCGGCGGGAACTGGCAAGGTCATTGACGCGCTGATGGCGGCGGGCACCAACCAGATCACCAGCGTCGCCTACTCCCTGGAGAAGGACGACCGCTCCGCCATGCGCGAGGCGCTGACCAGGGCAATGAAGGACGCGCAGGCGACGGCGGAGGCGGTGGCCGCCGCCGCGGGGCGCAAGATCGTCGGGGTGCGCAGCATCAATCCCGGCTACGCCCGCCCGTACATGGAATTGCGGCAGGTGCAGGCCACTTACGCCGGCCGCTCGGCCGAGGCCGCGGCGACCCCCACCTCCGTCACCGCGGGCATGCTCGAGGTGACGGCGACGGTCAGCGTCAGCTACGAGCTGGACTACAACGCGGGCGACACCAAGTTCCTGCCCGCGCCATAGGGCGCAGCGGGGCCGCGTCGCAGAGACCGACGCCTCAGAGGACGCGGATGGCGAGGAAGGTCACTCTTCCGCCCATCCGCGTTGATCGGCGGCTAATTCTTTGCCCTCGCGCGCAGGGCGGCGCCGAGGGCGCCCACGAGTTGCGGGCCTTCGGGCACGCGAATGTCCACGCCCAGGCGCTCGCCGAGCAGTCGCACGATGCACGGATTGAGGGCCACGCCGCCCGCGAATACGACCTCGGGCCGCGCGCCGACGCGTCCCACCATGATCGCCAGGCGGTCGGCGATGGCGTGATGAATGCCCAGCGCGATCTTGCGCGGGTGCTCATTCCGCGCGAGCAGCGAGATCACTTCGGTTTCGGCGAAGACGGTGCAGACGCTGCTGATGGCGACGGGGTGATCGGTGGCTAGGCCTTCGGCCGCCACGGCGGTCGCTGGCAGCGACCTAGCCGCCTCCAGCGCCGCGTCGCCGAAGGACTCGACGGAGAAGCCAAGCGCGCGCGCCATGATCTCGAGGAAGCGCCCGGTGCCGGCGGCGCAGCGGTCGTTCATCTCGAAGTCGCGAAAGCCTCCGCGCTCCTCGAGGGCGATGGCCTTGCTGTCCTGGCCGCCGACGTCAATGACGGTGCGGCACGCGGGGAAGAGATGCCGCGCGCCGAGGGCGTAAGCGGTGATCTCGGTGACGGCTTCGTGGGCGAAATCGGCGGCGGCGAGGTGGCGCCCGTAGCCGGTGGCGATGATGCGAGCGGGGTCATAGGGTTCGAGCAGCTTGCGCGCGCGCGCGGTCATGTCGGGCCCGGTGTCGGTAATCGCCGACCCGACTACCTGCCCGCGCTCCAGCACCACCACCTTGATCGTGCGCGAGCCCAGGTCCACGCCGGCGACCCCTCGGCTGCGCTCGGGGCAAGCCTGTTCCACTGCCTACCCTATCTCCACCGCGCGCTCGCCGCGGACGATCTCGCCCAGGTGGTAGCATGGCTCGCCGGCGCGCGCCAGGCGCTCGCAGACCTCCTCGGCCCGCGCGCCCTCCACCACGAGGACGAGGCCGATGCCCATGTTGAAGGTGTGGAACATCTCCTCGTCGGAGACCCGCGCGCGGTCGCGGATGAGGTCGAAGATGGGCGGCACGATCCACGCGCCGCGGCGGATGACGGCGCGGCAGCCCGCGGGCAGGACGCGCCGCAGGTTGTCGGGGATGCCGCCGCCGGTGATGTGGGCGACGCCGCGCACCGTGTCGTCGGCCAGCAGCGGCAGCACCGCCGGCGCATAGCTGCGGTGGACGCGCAGCAGCTCGTCGGCGACGGTGCCGCCCAGGGATTCGACGGTATCGTCGGGCTTGTATCCCGCGATCTCGAACAGCGCCTTGCGCGCCAGCGAGTAGCCGTTGGTGTGCAGGCCATTGGAGGCCAGGCCGAGCAGTACATCGCCCGGGGCGACCTTCTCGCCGGTGATGATGCGCCCGCGCTCGACCGCGCCCACGATGAAGCCCGCGAGGTCGTATTCGCCCGCGGCATAGAACCCGGGCAGCTCCGCCGTCTCGCCGCCGATGAGGGCGCACCCGGCGTTCTCGCAGCCGCGCGCCAGGCCGGTGATGATGGCCTCGAACACATCGCCGTCGAGCTTGCCGACCCCCAGGTAATCCAGGAAGAACAGCGGCCGCGCCCCCTGGCACAGGATGTCGTTGACGCAGTGGTTGACCAGGTCCTCGCCCACCGTGTCGTGGCGGTTGGTCATGAAGGCGACCTTGAGCTTGGTGCCGACGCTGTCACAACTCGACACGAGCACGGGATCTTCAAGGTCGGGCGGCACCGCAAACAGCGCGCCGAAGGTGCCGATGTCGGCCAGCACCTGGGGGGTGAACGTGCGGCGCAGGTGGGGCTTGGCGCGGTCGAGGGCGCGTTCGGCGGCCTCGATATCCACCCCCGCGTCACGATAGGTCATGGGTTGGCCGGGCGGCTTCGCTTTCTTCATCCAGGTTGCTCCAGGGCCGTCTTCTGCGCCAGCAGTTCGTCGGAGACCTCGATCGGGTACTCGCCCTCGAGGCAGGCCATGCACAGCGATTCACGGGGCAAGCCGACCGCGCGCACGAGGCCGTCGGCGCTGAGGTAGCCGAGGCTGTCGGCGCCGATTTCCCGGCGGATGTCGTCGAGGCAGGAGGCGCGGGCGGCGATGAGGGTGCCGCGGGCGCTGGTGTCCACCCCGTAGAAGCACGGGTAGCGGTAGGGCGGGGCGGTGATGCGCACGTGCACCTCGGCGGCGCCGGCGTCGCGCAGCAGGCCCACGGTCTGGGCCTTGGTGGTGCCGCGGATGATGGTATCGTCAATAACCACCAGGCGCTTGCCCTCCACCTCCTGGTGGAGGGAGGCGTACTTGAGTCGTGCGCCTTGCTCGCGCATGCGCTGGTCGGGCTGGATGAAGGTGCGGCCGATGTAGCGGTTGCGGATTAGCCCCTGCCCCAAGGGTATGCCCGCGGCCTCGGCATAGCCGATGGCGGCGGGCCACCCGGTCTCGGGCACCGGAATCGCCAGGTCCGCCGCCGCCGGATGCTCGGCCGCCAGCGCGTGGCCCATACGCCGGCGCGCCTGGTGCAGCAGGACGCCGGCGATGACGCTGTCGGGCCGCGCGAAGTAGATGAACTCGAACACGCACAATGCCGGGCGCTGCGGCTCCAGCAGTTGCACCGAGCGCAGGC
The Armatimonadota bacterium genome window above contains:
- a CDS encoding acyl-CoA dehydratase activase, with product MEQACPERSRGVAGVDLGSRTIKVVVLERGQVVGSAITDTGPDMTARARKLLEPYDPARIIATGYGRHLAAADFAHEAVTEITAYALGARHLFPACRTVIDVGGQDSKAIALEERGGFRDFEMNDRCAAGTGRFLEIMARALGFSVESFGDAALEAARSLPATAVAAEGLATDHPVAISSVCTVFAETEVISLLARNEHPRKIALGIHHAIADRLAIMVGRVGARPEVVFAGGVALNPCIVRLLGERLGVDIRVPEGPQLVGALGAALRARAKN
- the purM gene encoding phosphoribosylformylglycinamidine cyclo-ligase, yielding MKKAKPPGQPMTYRDAGVDIEAAERALDRAKPHLRRTFTPQVLADIGTFGALFAVPPDLEDPVLVSSCDSVGTKLKVAFMTNRHDTVGEDLVNHCVNDILCQGARPLFFLDYLGVGKLDGDVFEAIITGLARGCENAGCALIGGETAELPGFYAAGEYDLAGFIVGAVERGRIITGEKVAPGDVLLGLASNGLHTNGYSLARKALFEIAGYKPDDTVESLGGTVADELLRVHRSYAPAVLPLLADDTVRGVAHITGGGIPDNLRRVLPAGCRAVIRRGAWIVPPIFDLIRDRARVSDEEMFHTFNMGIGLVLVVEGARAEEVCERLARAGEPCYHLGEIVRGERAVEIG